The proteins below come from a single Methyloprofundus sedimenti genomic window:
- a CDS encoding GFA family protein encodes MSEKYFATGQCLCGKISYTIFAPPRVMSQCHCDDCRKATGTGHASNAFFKQQDVQIIGEPRSYDSVADSGSIVTRYFCPVCGSLLFGALGGIKNVLAVAVGSLDDSSWFKPSVIVYNKRKPHWDFMDPDIPTYAEMPPSVVKK; translated from the coding sequence ATGTCAGAGAAATATTTCGCAACAGGGCAGTGTTTATGTGGAAAAATTAGTTATACTATTTTTGCTCCTCCACGAGTCATGAGTCAGTGCCACTGTGATGACTGTCGAAAAGCGACAGGAACAGGGCATGCATCAAATGCTTTTTTTAAACAACAGGATGTGCAGATCATTGGTGAGCCTCGGAGTTATGACTCAGTCGCTGATAGTGGTTCGATAGTAACCCGCTATTTTTGCCCCGTGTGTGGCAGTCTTCTTTTTGGCGCCTTAGGAGGAATCAAAAATGTGCTGGCAGTAGCTGTTGGTTCATTAGATGATAGCTCATGGTTTAAGCCCAGCGTCATTGTGTATAACAAACGTAAACCACATTGGGATTTTATGGATCCAGATATTCCAACATATGCAGAAATGCCACCGTCTGTTGTCAAGAAGTGA